A segment of the Lagopus muta isolate bLagMut1 chromosome 8, bLagMut1 primary, whole genome shotgun sequence genome:
gactcgatgatctctggaggtcccttccaacccctacaattctgtcattctgtaaACTGAAAGAGCAACCAGAATGTTAACTGCCAATTGACAAgaattgcatgaaaataaagcCACTCAGATCCCTTGGTACCCAGTTAGTTAAAGCCCGGGCAGAAGTAATCAATAGCACTTTCAAAACAAGAACTGTTTTTGAATGGCAAGCCATGGTGTTcttatttcagaggaaaaactaaaactaaaataCCATGCCTGAGCAGTTAGCAAGCATTTTTGTTAGACATGTGCTAACCTTCagtattacatttttcttttacgTATAACTGTGATGCCTAGCTACATCTAGAAGGTAACAAATAAAGGGCTGGAATGCTATTAAGGaatcagtaataaaaatatgctGGACCCTGAACTTTTTAACCCTTGCAAGATAAGGGTGAAAGTGAGCTCTGGTTTTAGAGGAGAGTCGAAATTTAAAGTGGAACTGCGTGCAGGCAAACTGGTCCCGTTGCTTTCCCGGAGGGTCTGTCTGGGCTTGCCCCTGAAGCAGCCTTTAAACAGGACAGATGAacagaacagggaaaaaaaagtactacCCCAATAGAAGTGGCCATGGAGAGGGTTTATTGTAATTTGAAAGACATTTCTGTGAGTAAGCAAGACCTGAGCAATAGCTGCTCAGCTGAAGTAAACAGTACTAACAATGGGCAGCGTCAGGTGAAGTAATGGGAGGAATTAAGCACAGCCTGAGGGCAGATAAGGTTGGATCTAGGGAAGGTGTGCAAGCTTGTAAAATGCAAATCTGTTTTACTATAAAGCATCCTTAATTCATAATCACAAAGGCATATGCATTTACAGGAAGAATAGAAGAGCTGACAGGCAGGAGGAATACATACACTATGTATGacacagagaagtgaaaaaCGTTCaagggaagaacagagaaatgcCTGTTTCTTTGTAAGGGGCATTTGCATAGGACAAAACTTTTATCTCTTTCAAGAAACAACGTGATTTGCTGCTGGAACTGCTGGATGCCATTAACTGGAGATTCACCAGCTGCTGAGGAGTGCTATCTCCTCCCATCTATCCTTTTCTACTTAATGGCTGCCTTCACAGCATGAGACTGTTGTACTTATCACAAGCAAGCAAGAAGCTGAGACACATCACATGTAGCTACAAGCTAATGTAGTACATCATGAAGCTAATGTAGTACATCGTGAACACCAGAAAGTCAACATGCATCACACACATGCAAGAGGTAATCAGCATTAAAGACCCCACAATAttcacaggaaaacattttctatctGAACTGGGTGTCTTATAAAAGGACAGCTGAGCATGCAGCTGCCTAGTTTTTGTGATGGAAACTGTTGCTAGACTGTAACTTCCCCCATAATAATTAGcctttcaactcaaaccaaGCACAGCACCACTGTTacagaaaagagcaaataatGCTATTGCACTTAACCCAGTGAGTTACTTTTCTGACTGGATAAACAGCTAGTGCTCTTGAAGAAATACACTATTGTCTCATGGGGCAAAGAATTTTTGGAAGAACTGTTAAATCCACCTGCACTTTTATGCATTAATTCCTGGACCAGGTGAAGTTTGTGTACCTGACCAGCTGGAATTAAATATAGCATAGCATTCCTTAGAGAACAAAATCCCTGTGCTGGGCAGGTCGGAAAGAAGATGGAATCATGCTTTCTGCTGGTCAACGACACCACTGTTACTCACATGCATTGTGATACAGAAACAGTTACTCTAAATACCACCTGTAGGTAAGTAATGTCTATATCAAATGCCTTTAGATCTGGCACAGACCATGCAAGCATATGACTGCCAGAACATTTCCCAGTCACTCACTAACCTGACGTAACAGCTTCTTCCTTCCACAGTTTATGCCTCCAATGAAAACCATACTGGGCATCACAGGCGTGGGATAGTCAAAGGCAAAGTCAGTTCTCTTCAGCCAAATAGATCCGTGACTTAGAAGCTGTGTCAATGTCATAGGCTTTTGGAGAAAGTCTGAGGCCAGTCTTTCAAATTGTGAAAAGATAATGCTGCAGGTAAAATACTCTGAAATGCCTATCAGTACGTTCTTCACTCTCTGAGGAAATGTCATATGATCTGTACTGAATGAGAACCATCGTGGGACATAGGACAGTGGGCttgggctctgggcagcataAGTGTCTATAGAACATGGAACACCCCGCAAGAAGAAAACACTAGGAATAGACAAATGCAGAGCAACTATTTGTCCACAGGGTGTCAGAGGATCTGTAAAGACTGCATcaaatttgctttcttccagaaatTTCATCAGCTCTTTTTCGTACAGTAAGGAACTGCAGGCAGCTTGAAATGTAGCAGAAGACTTTCTAAAATGTTCCCAAGTATCCAAAAATCTGGTAAGAAAAGGCCGTTCACTGAAACTGTTCATGCCAAAAGTATGCAAAAGCTCTTCTAACTCTTCCTGCTTGTATGGTACAGGATACGTCTTCGTCGTGAAAGTCCCTGAAGAATCTATGAGGATACTGCTGTCTGGTGCTACAACAACTATTTCGTGCCCTTTTCTGCTCAGTACAGTCAGCACTTCCTTCATACTGAGCCAGTGACTGCCGTCCATCGGGACCACCAGCaacttcccagcagcagcagtactCAAGCAGCACAAGAAGGGGAGAAGCATTGCCATCAGCATGTTGTAAGGTGGAAAGAAATCCATGCAAGAGCAAGCTGGGTGGTTTGAAAGCTTTTGAGGCTTCAATCCACCTACTCAAATATAGCACTTGGCAATGACACTTTTGCCCTTTTGAGTTACTGTTTCACGTGTTTAGCAGTTTGCACGCAACTGGATTCATGTCAGGAGATTGATGATTATAAAATGTTGAAATGGTTTTGGACTTCAAAAGCAGGTTTGCACAAGCACGAGAAAGGTG
Coding sequences within it:
- the LOC125697274 gene encoding UDP-glucuronosyltransferase 1A1-like; the encoded protein is MDFFPPYNMLMAMLLPFLCCLSTAAAGKLLVVPMDGSHWLSMKEVLTVLSRKGHEIVVVAPDSSILIDSSGTFTTKTYPVPYKQEELEELLHTFGMNSFSERPFLTRFLDTWEHFRKSSATFQAACSSLLYEKELMKFLEESKFDAVFTDPLTPCGQIVALHLSIPSVFFLRGVPCSIDTYAAQSPSPLSYVPRWFSFSTDHMTFPQRVKNVLIGISEYFTCSIIFSQFERLASDFLQKPMTLTQLLSHGSIWLKRTDFAFDYPTPVMPSMVFIGGINCGRKKLLRQVSE